Proteins from a genomic interval of Colias croceus chromosome 2, ilColCroc2.1:
- the LOC123704178 gene encoding SPRY domain-containing protein 7, translating into MFCCLKNCVNGFSLTPSVPIRVKENPIQLDTLHMGHEVVIVKGGQRACGSGCVLGSAPLVQNKAYFEVKLQQGGVWAVGLATRETDINKVHGGVDKESWCLNSDGTVRHDNVELYQLKPAPGESPTTEILVSTGSSDHIDDKQDKDEEINTIMPVEGDVIGLAYDHVELNFFLNGKNMEIPVRSVRGTVYPALYVDDGAILDIILDNFRYPPPTGYEKIMVEQSLL; encoded by the exons ATGTTCTGTTGCCTGAAAAATTGTGTTAATGGTTTCTCACTGACTCCTAGTGTCCCAATCCGAGTGAAGGAAAATCCGATACAACTGGACACACTTCATATGG GACATGAAGTGGTGATAGTGAAGGGTGGTCAAAGAGCATGTGGCTCAGGCTGTGTTTTGGGAAGTGCTCCTTTGGTCCAGAATAAGGCCTACTTTGAAGTGAAGTTGCAGCAAGGAGGAGTGTGGGCTGTTGGGCTTGCTACCCGAGAGACAGACATTAACAAAGTGCATG GTGGTGTGGATAAAGAATCCTGGTGTTTGAACAGTGATGGTACAGTGAGGCACGACAATGTGGAACTGTATCAATTGAAACCAGCTCCCGGAGAGTCTCCAACCACTGAAATACTGGTTTCAACTGGTTCCTCAGATCATATAGATGATAAACAGGATAAAGATGAAGAAATCAATACTATTATGCCAGTTGAAGGTGATGTTATAGGCCTAGCTTACGACCATGTCGAGTTGAATTTCTTCTTAAATGgtaaaaatatggaaataCCTGTGCGGAGTGTTCGAGGGACGGTTTATCCTGCATTATATG TTGACGATGGTGCCATATTGGATATAATACTGGACAATTTCCGATACCCCCCGCCCACGGGATATGAGAAGATAATGGTGGAACAGTCGCTCCTCTAA
- the LOC123703997 gene encoding para-nitrobenzyl esterase-like, protein MTLSSSVRIIFYLSISLYYCYAKNSSNFRVVQTSQGPVRGYLDANGEVFEFFGIPYAKAPTNTEKFKAPLPPDTWDDIYEAINNKIICPQPDYHMNIPDNAFIVEDCLVANVFVPNTNIENAPVLVIVHGGAFIIGTGNGLSFKRLMKTADMVVVTFNYRLGPHGFLCLGTEDVPGNAGMKDQVALLRWVQKNIRYFGGNPEDVTLSGFSAGASAVDLLIVSNTTRGLFTKAILESGSNTAAFSIQSDPIEKAKEYAKLLNFTNVDDIQALEQFYKNASHDTLISADVMSRSDSTFLISPCVERDIGQETFLTDSPVNILRSGNFQKVPMLTGFANMEGLFRMFIFDFWKNQMNENFSDFLPADLQFQNKEQRQEVSERIKYFYFGNETVSEKTVLNYVDYFTDVIFAYSILRTAGLQVAAGNDKIYLYEYSFVDEDTPYVPYTNVRGADHCAQTTAVFDAFVKDELTPEYREMKRQIRKLWANFITTGMPVPNATEFPSWPAMGDDADGSPYMALNLPLQLKDSLLKERRLFWDDIYAKHYLEPKSPSARGNAKSNTMPFNIFLYICIASVMIKGSF, encoded by the exons ATGACGTTATCATCTTCTGTGcggataattttttatttaagtatatcactatattattgttatgcTAAAAATAGTTCAAATTTTCGTGTAGTACAAACGTCGCAAGGACCAGTTCGGGGTTATCTGGACGCTAATGGAGAAGTGTTTGAGTTTTTTGGTATTCCATATGCCAAAGCACCCACAAACACTGAAAAATTTAAG GCTCCTCTTCCTCCAGATACATGGGATGACATATACGAGgcaatcaataataaaataatatgccCTCAACCAGATTATCATATGAACATACCAGATAATGCTTTTATTGTTGAGGATTGCCTCGTTGCTAATGTATTTGTACCTAATACCAATATTGAAAATGCTCCCGTATTAGTGATAGTTCACGGAGGTGCTTTCATTATTGGCACTGGAAATGGGTTATCTTTTAAAAGATTAATGAAAACTGCGGATATGGTTGTCGTTACTTTCAATTATCGTCTTGGACCACATGGATTCTTGTGTTTGGGTACAGAGGACGTTCCCGGTAACGCTGGAATGAAAGACCAAGTTGCTTTGTTACGTTGGGTACAGAAAAATATCAGATATTTTGGTGGGAATCCAGAAGATGTCACTCTGAGTGGTTTTAGTGCGGGTGCATCGGCCgttgatttattaattgtatctaACACTACACGTGGTTTATTCACCAAAGCTATTCTGGAAAGTGGATCTAATACTGCAGCGTTCAGCATTCAATCAGATCCAATAGAAAAAGCAAAAGAATATGCCAAGTTATTAAACTTTACAAACGTTGATGACATTCAGGCATTAgagcaattttataaaaatgcatCCCATGATACTTTAATTTCAGCTGACGTTATGTCCAGATCAGACTCCACATTTCTCATATCCCCATGTGTTGAACGTGACATAGGACAAGAAACGTTTCTTACTGATAGCCCGGTGAATATTTTGAGAAGCGGTAATTTTCAAAAAGTGCCGATGTTAACCGGTTTCGCGAACATGGAAGGATTGTTTCGAATGTTCATATTTGATTTTTGGAAAAAtcaaatgaatgaaaatttttcagATTTCCTTCCAGCTGATttacaatttcaaaataagGAGCAGCGTCAAGAAGTTTCCgagagaataaaatatttttattttggaaacGAAACAGTGAGTGAAAAGACAGTTTTAAACTACGTCGACTATTTTACTGATGTTATTTTTGCCTATTCCATCTTAAGGACGGCAGGTCTACAAGTAGCGGCGGGTaacgataaaatatatctGTACGAGTATTCCTTTGTCGACGAAGACACTCCTTATGTTCCATACACAAATGTGCGTGGTGCAGATCATTGCGCCCAAACGACGGCGGTATTTGACGCATTTGTAAAGGACGAATTAACTCCTGAATATCGGGAAATGAAGAGACAAATCCGAAAATTATGGGCCAACTTTATCACCACCGG AATGCCCGTACCAAATGCCACGGAGTTTCCAAGTTGGCCGGCAATGGGTGACGACGCCGACGGCTCCCCATACATGGCTCTCAATTTACCACTACAATTAAAAGACTCATTGCTAAAAGAACGAAGATTGTTTTGGGACGACATATACGCTAAACACTATCTTGAACCTAAATCACCATCCGCTCGAGGGAACGCAAAATCCAACACGATgccttttaatatatttttatatatttgtatagcAAGTGTCATGATTAAGGGATCATTTTAA